The following DNA comes from Deltaproteobacteria bacterium.
GCCGTCGGGGACCAGGAACTCCCCGACGGTGAACCGGTACCGGCACGCCGGGCACACGAGGACCACCTCGAGCTTCCTCCCCTCCTTCGGCCCCGCCCGCAGGAACGCCACGTGAAATCCCCCCCCCGCGGCGCAGGAGGGGCAGGAAGAGAGTTCCGAATCAACTTCAACCCGATTCATGTCCGACTCCATGCGTAGCTGGCGGAGGACACTCTTCAGAAAAACCGGTGGTGAGCCAGGATCGAAGAGTGTCCCCCTCTGACCGGGTCAATAGTCGATCCCCTTCTCCGCCTCGATCCCCTCGTCGAACGGGTGCTTGACGCTGCGCACCTCGCTCACCAGGTTCGCCGCGCGGATCACGTCTTCGTGCGCTCCCCTCCCCGACAGGACCAAGTGCACGGAGGGCGGTTTCCCGCCGATCAGCGCGAGGACGTCCCCCACGTCGATCAAGCCCAGCCGGACCGCCACGTTCACCTCGTCCAGGATCACCACGTCGTACTTCCCGGAGAGCATTCTCTCGCGGGTGAGCGACAAGGCCCCGCGGGCGGCCTCGCGGTGCTCGTCCATCGGAAGGGAATCGCCGCGGATCCCCACGAATCCCTTCCCCATCGGGAGGAGCTCGAACTCGGGGGCCAGCCGCTTCGCGCCGTCGATCTCCCCGTAGTGAAGCGACCCCTTGATGAACTGGACCATGAGGACCTTCATCCCGTACCCCACCGCGCGCACCGCGATCCCGAGGCAGGACGTGGTCTTCCCCTTCCCGTCCCCGGTGATGACGAGCACGAGCCCCCGCCGGGGCTTTTCCGGCAACCGTTCCGGTGCTTTCGTTTCCGTCATGGCCGACTCCCCCCCGCCCCTCCCCGGCGCACGTAAGATGTGGGGCCGGGAGGAGCGATTCCGGTGGAATTCAAAAATCCCTCGGCATGTGGAATAATGAAGCCTGGAGACCGGGACGCTTCCCGGCGGAGAGTGCTCCAACACGAGCTTCGCGCCGTTGGGGTACCCCCGCAACGGGAGATAAGGGGGGCACCATGGACAAGAACCATTGCATGGTATGCGCGAAGCAGGGCGCCTTCGAAGGCGGGATCTGCGATCTGTGCAAGGCGATCATCCGCGGCGAGGCGCTCGAGGGGCAGCACCAGATCAAGAAGGACTCCGACCGCTCCCTCCATAAGGAAGGGACGGTCCTCGAAAAGAAGACCCACGGCTGACGGCCGCGCGGGAGCGCCCCCGCGGGCCGTCACGCCGGGGCGCCTCCCGCGATCGCCGCGAACCTCTTCCCGAAATCCACGCACGCCGCGAGGTCGTGTTCCGAGGGCGCCATGCGCACCCGGATCGGCTCCGGGGCGACCTTGATCCGCATCGACGTCAGGATGTCCTGCACCGTCTTGATCGCCTCCCCGCTCCACCCGTAGGACCCGAAGACGGACGCGGGCTTCCCCTTCATGTTCAGCACCACGAGGTTGGCGATCAGGTGCAGGATCGGGTGCGGGACGTTGCTGTTGAGCGTGGGCGTCCCCACCAGGAACCCGACGCACTCCTCGACCTGGTCGATGATCGCGTCCATCGGGGATTCCACGCTGTTCATCAGCACCGGCACCAGCCCCGCCGCCGCCACCCCTTCCGCCACCTTGCGCGCCATCGCCGCCGTG
Coding sequences within:
- a CDS encoding cob(I)yrinic acid a,c-diamide adenosyltransferase produces the protein MTETKAPERLPEKPRRGLVLVITGDGKGKTTSCLGIAVRAVGYGMKVLMVQFIKGSLHYGEIDGAKRLAPEFELLPMGKGFVGIRGDSLPMDEHREAARGALSLTRERMLSGKYDVVILDEVNVAVRLGLIDVGDVLALIGGKPPSVHLVLSGRGAHEDVIRAANLVSEVRSVKHPFDEGIEAEKGIDY